A genomic segment from Geitlerinema sp. PCC 7407 encodes:
- the rpsR gene encoding 30S ribosomal protein S18: protein MTYYRRRVSPIKPGEPIDYKDVDLLRKFITERGKILPRRITGLTAKQQRDLTVAIKRARVLALLPFINREG, encoded by the coding sequence ATGACCTACTACCGCCGTCGCGTTTCTCCCATTAAGCCGGGCGAACCCATCGACTACAAAGATGTTGATCTGCTCCGCAAGTTCATCACCGAGCGTGGCAAAATTCTGCCTCGCCGGATCACGGGCTTGACCGCTAAACAGCAGCGTGACCTGACCGTCGCCATCAAGCGCGCACGAGTTCTGGCTCTGCTGCCCTTCATCAACCGCGAAGGCTAA
- a CDS encoding ribonuclease catalytic domain-containing protein, giving the protein MQKGTLIEFRLHGDRRLAVAERPEGKKHWIVIDERGQSHTLHPRQVTYEVADQSYKPTEIPQFLAEVQNYLDPSSLEVAWELLVEDGESTTPALLAQLLFSDQSPAFCYAAHSLLSEDKLYFKQKGDSYEPRSVTQVAEIKHQVAVEAQRQREWQEFLARLEMALAGESVEWGSGDRPRLDTLERFATLGETANHRTPALEILAALKRPETPQGAFQLLVDLGLWSVHENLFLRRSQLPVEFSTKVIDVAHGRLQSPPPDAHPDRLDLTHLKVYTIDDESTREIDDGLSLEYLPDGRERLWIHIADPTRWVEPGDELDLEARRRGTTVYLPTGMIPMFPSDLATGPMSLIQGQICCALSFGVLLTAEGAVEDYSIHVSRIKPTYRLTYEDVDEMLQLGITAEPELNGIAEWARRRDRWRHAQGAISIRMPESSIKVQDDEVVVNVLEDSQARQLVAEMMILAGEVAAHYGQTHGLYMPFRNQTQPELPPEEELMQLPAGPVRACAIRRCMPRSEMSLTPARHASLGLDTYTQVTSPIRRYTDLLAHFQIKAHLRGEPTPFSSDVMQEVLASVSTTAYEAVLVERQTNRYWGLEFLRRHTGEVWQAMMLRWLREHENLGLILLEELGLELAWRPSRSMELGERIQVRVTYVDPRQDIVQFEEMASYETMAQTATSL; this is encoded by the coding sequence GTGCAAAAGGGAACGCTGATCGAATTTCGCCTGCATGGAGACCGTCGACTGGCTGTTGCGGAGCGTCCAGAGGGCAAGAAGCACTGGATCGTCATTGACGAACGGGGTCAGTCCCACACGCTACATCCCAGACAAGTCACCTACGAGGTCGCGGACCAATCCTATAAGCCGACTGAGATTCCTCAGTTTTTGGCCGAGGTGCAGAACTACCTCGACCCCTCGAGTCTAGAGGTGGCCTGGGAGCTGCTGGTCGAGGATGGAGAAAGCACGACTCCGGCGCTGCTGGCGCAGCTCCTGTTTTCGGACCAGAGTCCGGCGTTTTGCTATGCTGCCCACTCCTTGCTCTCGGAAGATAAGCTTTATTTCAAGCAAAAGGGAGACAGCTACGAGCCGCGCTCTGTTACTCAAGTCGCTGAGATCAAGCATCAGGTAGCCGTTGAGGCTCAGCGTCAGCGAGAGTGGCAAGAGTTTTTGGCGAGGCTTGAAATGGCGCTGGCCGGTGAGTCAGTGGAGTGGGGCAGTGGCGATCGCCCGCGTTTGGATACACTGGAGCGTTTTGCTACTCTGGGGGAAACTGCGAACCATCGGACCCCGGCTCTCGAAATTTTGGCCGCGCTGAAGCGCCCCGAAACTCCTCAAGGCGCTTTTCAACTGCTGGTCGATCTGGGGCTGTGGAGCGTTCACGAGAACCTCTTCCTGCGGCGCAGTCAACTTCCCGTTGAGTTCTCTACAAAGGTCATTGACGTGGCTCATGGTCGTCTTCAGTCTCCGCCACCGGATGCCCATCCCGATCGCCTGGACCTGACGCATCTCAAGGTCTACACGATCGATGATGAGAGCACGCGCGAAATTGATGATGGCCTGAGCCTAGAGTATTTGCCGGATGGGCGGGAGCGGTTGTGGATCCACATCGCAGACCCGACGCGCTGGGTCGAGCCGGGGGATGAGCTGGATCTAGAGGCGCGCCGTCGCGGGACGACGGTGTACCTGCCGACGGGGATGATTCCCATGTTCCCGTCGGATTTGGCGACGGGGCCGATGAGCTTGATTCAGGGCCAGATCTGCTGCGCGCTAAGCTTCGGGGTACTGCTGACAGCAGAGGGAGCGGTCGAAGATTACAGCATCCATGTCAGCCGCATCAAGCCGACCTACCGCCTGACCTATGAGGATGTGGACGAGATGCTGCAGCTTGGCATCACGGCGGAGCCAGAGCTCAATGGGATTGCTGAGTGGGCGCGTCGCCGCGATCGCTGGCGTCATGCCCAGGGCGCCATCAGCATTCGGATGCCCGAGTCTTCGATCAAGGTCCAAGACGATGAGGTGGTGGTCAATGTCCTGGAGGATTCCCAGGCGCGCCAGCTTGTCGCTGAGATGATGATTTTGGCCGGAGAGGTGGCCGCTCACTACGGCCAAACCCACGGCTTGTATATGCCCTTCCGCAACCAGACTCAGCCGGAACTGCCGCCCGAGGAAGAGCTGATGCAGCTACCGGCGGGACCGGTACGGGCCTGCGCGATTCGCCGGTGCATGCCCCGCAGCGAAATGAGTCTGACGCCGGCTCGCCACGCCAGTTTGGGCCTCGACACTTATACCCAGGTGACGTCTCCCATTCGGCGCTACACCGATTTGCTGGCTCACTTTCAGATCAAGGCTCACCTGCGGGGCGAGCCAACTCCTTTTTCGTCGGACGTGATGCAGGAAGTGCTGGCGAGCGTGAGCACGACGGCCTATGAGGCGGTGCTGGTGGAGCGTCAGACCAATCGCTATTGGGGCCTGGAGTTTTTGCGGCGGCACACGGGTGAGGTGTGGCAGGCGATGATGCTGCGCTGGCTGCGGGAGCACGAAAACTTGGGACTGATTTTGCTGGAGGAGCTGGGGCTAGAGCTGGCCTGGCGACCGTCGCGATCGATGGAGCTGGGAGA